Proteins from a genomic interval of Staphylococcus debuckii:
- the acpS gene encoding holo-ACP synthase yields the protein MIYGIGIDLIEIDRIKSLLQRQPKLPERILSDDERIKFDGFSHEQRRAEFLAGRFACKEAFSKALGTGLGKRISFQDINCQNDEFGRPFIKFEGFKVHVSISHTENYATSQVILEKM from the coding sequence TTGATATATGGAATTGGAATAGATTTGATTGAAATTGATAGAATCAAATCCTTACTACAAAGGCAACCAAAATTGCCAGAAAGAATTTTGAGTGATGATGAACGCATTAAATTTGATGGTTTTTCTCATGAACAACGCCGCGCTGAGTTCTTGGCTGGACGCTTTGCTTGCAAAGAAGCATTCAGCAAAGCACTCGGCACAGGTTTAGGAAAACGAATCAGTTTTCAAGATATTAATTGCCAAAATGATGAGTTTGGCCGACCATTTATAAAGTTTGAAGGATTTAAAGTTCATGTGAGCATCTCGCACACTGAAAATTATGCTACGAGTCAAGTCATACTTGAAAAAATGTAA
- a CDS encoding anti-sigma factor antagonist — protein MNLNIETQKHDDYYEIKVGGELDVYTVPDLEKVLTPIKQEGTHDVHVNLANVSYMDSTGLGLFVGTLKALNQNNKELYIIGASDRIGRLFEITGLSDLMHVNEGTEVE, from the coding sequence ATGAACTTAAATATAGAGACACAAAAACATGATGACTACTATGAAATCAAAGTTGGAGGAGAATTAGATGTATATACGGTTCCAGATTTGGAAAAAGTATTAACTCCAATTAAACAAGAGGGCACACATGATGTCCACGTTAATTTAGCAAATGTAAGTTATATGGATTCTACGGGATTAGGTTTGTTTGTAGGTACATTGAAAGCCTTGAACCAAAATAATAAAGAGTTATATATTATAGGCGCTTCAGATCGTATCGGCCGATTATTCGAAATCACTGGTTTAAGTGATTTGATGCACGTAAACGAAGGAACGGAGGTAGAATGA
- the leuC gene encoding 3-isopropylmalate dehydratase large subunit — translation MGETLFDKIWNRHVLTGKEGEPQLLYIDLHLIHEVTSPQAFEGLRIQKRSLRRPDLTFATIDHNVPTEDIFNIRDEIAATQIKTLQNNCAEFDVKLFDNGTDQQGIVHMVGPEMGLTQPGKTIVCGDSHTATHGAFGAIAFGIGTSEVEHVFATQSLWQTKPKNLLIDINGELPQGVYAKDIILYLINQYGVDFGTGYALEFGGSTMRKLSMDARMTICNMAIEAGAKYGLVQPDETTFEYVKDRPYADLTPEKLEYWKTLYSDEDAQFDRVIELDVTNLEPQVTWGTSPEMGVSFNTPFPTIENINDERAYQYMGLKPGEKAEDIELGYVFLGSCTNARLSDLVEASKFVKGRQVHPNITAIVVPGSRSVKHQAEALGLDKIFKEAGFQWREPGCSMCLGMNPDQVPAGVHCASTSNRNFEGRQGKGARTHLVSPAMAAAAAIEGRFVDVRKWEAVAHA, via the coding sequence ATGGGAGAAACTCTATTTGATAAAATCTGGAATAGACATGTGCTCACTGGCAAAGAAGGTGAACCACAATTATTATATATCGATCTGCATCTTATTCATGAGGTTACTTCGCCGCAAGCCTTTGAAGGATTAAGAATTCAGAAGCGGTCACTGCGCCGTCCTGATTTAACTTTTGCGACAATCGATCATAATGTGCCCACTGAAGATATTTTCAATATTAGAGATGAAATTGCTGCAACTCAAATTAAAACATTGCAAAATAATTGCGCTGAATTTGATGTGAAGCTATTTGATAACGGTACGGATCAACAAGGTATCGTACATATGGTAGGTCCTGAAATGGGTTTAACTCAACCTGGAAAAACGATTGTTTGTGGTGATTCTCATACTGCTACCCATGGTGCCTTTGGAGCTATTGCTTTCGGTATCGGTACTAGTGAAGTAGAGCATGTATTTGCCACACAATCTTTATGGCAGACTAAACCTAAAAATTTACTCATTGATATCAATGGAGAACTGCCTCAAGGCGTCTACGCTAAAGATATTATTCTATACCTGATTAACCAATATGGCGTTGACTTCGGTACTGGATATGCATTGGAGTTCGGAGGTTCTACAATGCGTAAACTGTCAATGGATGCAAGAATGACCATTTGTAACATGGCAATAGAAGCAGGAGCTAAGTATGGTCTCGTTCAACCTGATGAAACAACTTTTGAATATGTTAAAGATAGACCATATGCTGATTTGACACCAGAAAAATTGGAATATTGGAAAACGCTATATAGCGATGAAGATGCTCAATTTGATCGTGTCATCGAATTAGATGTTACCAATCTTGAACCACAAGTAACTTGGGGAACAAGTCCAGAAATGGGCGTAAGTTTCAATACTCCCTTCCCTACAATTGAAAATATAAATGATGAGCGTGCTTATCAATATATGGGGCTAAAGCCAGGTGAAAAAGCTGAAGATATCGAATTAGGATATGTTTTCTTAGGTTCATGTACGAATGCGCGTTTGTCAGATTTGGTTGAAGCAAGCAAATTTGTAAAAGGGCGTCAGGTACATCCTAATATCACTGCAATTGTCGTACCAGGCTCTAGAAGTGTAAAACATCAAGCTGAAGCACTAGGACTCGATAAAATCTTTAAAGAGGCTGGCTTCCAATGGCGTGAACCTGGATGCTCTATGTGTCTAGGAATGAATCCGGACCAAGTACCAGCTGGAGTACATTGTGCCTCAACGAGTAACCGTAATTTTGAAGGACGTCAAGGTAAAGGTGCAAGAACACATTTAGTATCCCCTGCTATGGCAGCAGCCGCTGCAATTGAAGGACGCTTCGTTGATGTCAGAAAATGGGAGGCAGTTGCACATGCTTAA
- a CDS encoding Tex family protein translates to MDSQLIQTIEQQYDFSKKQITAVLSLLEENNTVPFIARYRKERTGGLDEVEIKKIADEYHYMEQLQKRKDEVIHNIEQQGMLTNELKSDILKQTKLQRVEDLYRPYKQKKKTRATEAKRKGLEPLAKWLKQEKIDAEPEDYATQFLNEEVATPQEALAGAQDIIAEWISDNPQYRNKILSETLKRGLITTQKKKKAEDEKHIFEMYYDFSEPVNKVANHRILAMNRGEKEKVLTIKIEIDTNRLEKQIEQQEVKGHHAGTGYIKQAIKDSLKRLIMPSIEREIRSDLTEQAETHAIEVFSVNLKHLLLQPPLKGKQILGVDPAFRTGCKLAVINPFGSFLAKGVMYPHPPVSKTKEAEQILLQFINDYDVSLIAIGNGTASRETEQFIADLIQKHKLDVQFIIVNEAGASVYSASEVARSEFPDFQVEERSAVSIGRRVQDPLSELVKIDPKSIGVGQYQHDVNQKSLENALNFVVETAVNQVGVDVNTASQSLLQHVAGLSPQIAQNIINYREENGALTHHKQISKVKRLGPKTFEQSIGFLRIVNGKEPLDNTAIHPESYQVAYQLLEEEGLTEADIGSKTLKDKLSDLDIQATAEKLNVGVPTLEDIVTALVAPNRDPRDEYETPILKSNVLSIEDLTKGMKLSGTVRNVVDFGAFVDIGVKQDGLVHVSQLSKRFVKNPMDIVNVGDIVDVWVLSADVQKNKVSLTMINPNE, encoded by the coding sequence TTGGATTCACAATTAATTCAGACGATAGAACAACAATATGATTTCTCAAAGAAACAAATTACAGCCGTGCTTTCTTTATTAGAAGAAAATAACACAGTGCCCTTTATTGCACGTTATCGTAAAGAACGCACTGGCGGATTAGACGAAGTTGAAATTAAAAAGATTGCTGATGAGTATCACTACATGGAACAGTTACAAAAAAGAAAAGATGAAGTGATACATAATATTGAACAACAAGGCATGCTCACAAATGAATTGAAATCCGATATTTTGAAACAAACAAAATTACAACGGGTGGAAGATTTATATAGACCTTATAAGCAGAAAAAGAAAACACGTGCAACGGAAGCTAAAAGAAAAGGGCTTGAACCGTTAGCTAAGTGGTTGAAACAAGAAAAGATTGATGCAGAGCCTGAAGACTATGCCACACAATTTCTTAATGAAGAAGTTGCAACACCACAAGAAGCTTTAGCAGGTGCACAAGATATTATTGCTGAGTGGATTTCAGACAATCCGCAATATCGCAATAAAATATTAAGTGAAACCTTAAAAAGAGGACTTATTACGACTCAGAAAAAGAAAAAAGCAGAAGATGAAAAACATATATTTGAAATGTATTATGATTTTTCAGAACCAGTTAATAAGGTAGCTAATCATAGAATTTTGGCTATGAACCGTGGCGAAAAAGAGAAAGTATTAACGATTAAAATTGAAATAGACACCAATAGACTTGAAAAACAAATTGAACAACAAGAAGTGAAAGGACATCATGCTGGTACAGGTTATATCAAACAAGCGATAAAAGATAGCTTGAAACGTTTAATCATGCCATCTATTGAAAGAGAAATACGTTCAGACTTAACCGAGCAAGCAGAAACACACGCGATTGAAGTTTTCAGCGTAAATTTAAAACACCTATTACTACAACCACCTCTAAAAGGAAAACAAATTTTAGGAGTGGATCCAGCCTTTCGAACAGGTTGTAAACTTGCAGTGATTAATCCTTTTGGTTCATTTTTGGCAAAAGGTGTGATGTATCCTCATCCGCCAGTATCGAAAACTAAGGAAGCAGAACAGATTCTACTACAATTTATCAACGACTATGATGTGAGTTTAATCGCAATTGGTAACGGTACAGCAAGTCGGGAAACAGAACAATTCATTGCTGACTTGATTCAGAAACATAAACTGGACGTTCAATTTATTATTGTGAATGAAGCGGGTGCTTCAGTATATTCTGCTTCGGAAGTAGCACGTTCTGAATTTCCTGATTTTCAAGTAGAAGAGAGAAGTGCTGTCTCTATTGGACGCCGTGTGCAAGATCCTTTAAGTGAACTGGTAAAAATAGATCCTAAATCAATTGGTGTCGGACAATATCAACATGATGTTAATCAGAAGTCACTTGAAAATGCTTTGAATTTCGTGGTTGAGACAGCTGTAAACCAAGTGGGCGTTGATGTTAATACTGCTTCACAATCGCTTTTACAACATGTAGCAGGTCTATCTCCTCAAATTGCTCAAAATATTATAAACTATCGAGAAGAAAACGGTGCTTTGACGCATCATAAACAAATTAGTAAAGTTAAACGACTAGGTCCGAAGACATTTGAACAAAGTATAGGATTCCTTCGAATTGTTAACGGTAAGGAACCGCTTGATAACACAGCAATTCATCCAGAAAGTTATCAAGTTGCTTATCAATTGTTGGAAGAAGAAGGACTGACAGAAGCAGATATCGGCAGTAAAACATTGAAAGATAAACTGAGTGATTTAGATATACAGGCTACTGCGGAAAAATTAAACGTTGGTGTACCGACATTAGAAGATATTGTTACTGCTCTAGTTGCCCCGAACAGAGATCCGCGCGATGAATACGAAACACCGATATTAAAATCCAATGTTCTTTCAATTGAAGATTTAACAAAAGGTATGAAACTAAGCGGTACAGTAAGAAACGTTGTTGATTTTGGTGCTTTCGTAGACATTGGCGTAAAACAAGATGGTCTGGTTCATGTTTCGCAACTATCTAAACGCTTTGTTAAAAATCCAATGGACATTGTGAATGTAGGAGATATTGTCGATGTTTGGGTATTGAGCGCAGATGTACAAAAAAATAAAGTTTCGTTGACAATGATTAACCCAAATGAATAA
- a CDS encoding type II toxin-antitoxin system PemK/MazF family toxin, with protein sequence MMRRGDVYLADLSPVQGSEQGGVRPVVIIQNDTGNKYSPTVIVAAITGRINKAKIPTHVEIEKSKYKLDKDSVILLEQIRTVDKKRLKEKLTYLSDEKMKEIDNAIQISLGLTHRN encoded by the coding sequence ATGATGAGGAGAGGCGATGTTTACTTAGCTGATTTATCACCAGTGCAAGGTTCTGAACAAGGGGGAGTTAGACCTGTTGTAATTATACAAAATGACACTGGAAATAAGTATAGCCCGACTGTTATTGTAGCTGCAATAACAGGTCGGATTAATAAAGCGAAAATTCCAACTCATGTTGAAATCGAGAAGAGTAAATATAAACTGGACAAAGATTCAGTTATTTTACTTGAACAAATTAGAACAGTCGACAAGAAACGTCTAAAAGAAAAACTGACATATTTATCAGACGAAAAGATGAAAGAAATTGATAATGCGATTCAAATCAGCTTAGGCTTGACACATCGCAATTAA
- the leuD gene encoding 3-isopropylmalate dehydratase small subunit, whose protein sequence is MLKIEPITEFKGKVGVLFNDNIDTDQIIPKVHLKGVSKTGLGPFAFDEWRYLEDGSENPDFELNQPQYRGASILITGDNFGCGSSREHAAWALKDYGIQIIIAGSFSDIFYMNCTKNAILPIALDRKEREYLSEFKKLEIDLPNQKVITPDKEIHFDIDSTWKNKLVQGLDDIAVTLQYDDDIKNYEESYQ, encoded by the coding sequence ATGCTTAAAATTGAACCTATTACAGAATTTAAAGGCAAAGTCGGCGTACTCTTCAATGACAATATTGATACAGACCAGATTATACCTAAAGTCCATTTAAAAGGAGTTTCTAAAACTGGTTTAGGACCCTTTGCCTTTGATGAATGGCGTTATTTAGAAGATGGAAGTGAAAATCCAGATTTTGAATTGAATCAACCACAATATCGCGGTGCTTCAATTCTAATTACCGGTGATAACTTTGGATGCGGTTCAAGTCGTGAACACGCTGCTTGGGCTTTAAAGGACTATGGTATTCAAATTATTATTGCTGGCAGCTTCAGTGATATTTTCTATATGAATTGTACTAAAAACGCAATTTTACCTATTGCTTTAGATCGAAAAGAAAGAGAATACCTCTCAGAGTTTAAAAAACTAGAAATAGATTTACCTAATCAAAAAGTAATAACACCAGATAAAGAAATTCATTTTGATATTGATTCAACTTGGAAAAATAAACTTGTCCAAGGTTTAGACGATATTGCAGTTACACTGCAGTATGATGATGATATTAAAAATTACGAAGAATCATATCAATAA
- the rsbW gene encoding anti-sigma B factor RsbW → MQAKRNVIEMKLPAEAEYVSLIRLTLSGVFSRAGASYDDIEDAKIAVSEAVTNAVKHAYKGEDVDASIYLCFEIFEDKIRVVVSDQGQSFDYEEKKKELGPYQENENIDFLREGGLGLFLIESLMDEVKVNKDNGVTISMIKYIKKEQVRNNGERVEIS, encoded by the coding sequence ATGCAAGCCAAGCGGAATGTAATTGAAATGAAGTTGCCAGCAGAGGCGGAATATGTCAGCTTGATTCGTTTAACCTTATCCGGTGTTTTTTCGCGCGCGGGTGCTTCGTACGATGATATTGAAGATGCAAAGATTGCTGTAAGCGAAGCGGTAACAAATGCTGTCAAACATGCTTATAAAGGCGAAGATGTCGACGCTTCTATTTATTTGTGTTTTGAAATTTTTGAGGATAAAATTAGAGTAGTTGTTTCAGATCAAGGTCAAAGTTTCGACTACGAAGAGAAGAAAAAAGAATTAGGTCCTTACCAAGAAAACGAAAATATCGATTTCTTAAGAGAAGGCGGCTTAGGATTATTCTTAATTGAATCATTAATGGATGAAGTTAAAGTCAACAAAGATAATGGCGTAACGATAAGTATGATTAAGTATATAAAAAAAGAGCAGGTGCGAAATAATGGCGAAAGAGTCGAAATCAGTTAA
- a CDS encoding SprT family protein, whose product MDNAKLQIMTESISENEFGLLFKHNAYFNPRLRTTGGRYLLKSHDIEINPKQFEKFGKAALEDIIKHELCHYHLHLQGKGYQHKDYDFKMLSKKVGAPRFCKAVESYDERANYIYKCLGCGSTFKRIKKVNTRRMVCGKCKGRLRLHQQIK is encoded by the coding sequence ATGGATAATGCTAAGTTACAAATAATGACTGAGAGCATTTCAGAAAATGAATTTGGATTGCTATTTAAACATAATGCTTATTTTAATCCAAGACTGAGAACCACAGGCGGACGGTATTTATTAAAGTCCCATGATATAGAAATAAATCCGAAACAATTTGAAAAATTTGGTAAAGCAGCTTTAGAAGACATTATTAAACATGAATTATGCCATTATCATCTTCACCTTCAAGGGAAGGGCTACCAACATAAAGATTATGATTTTAAAATGTTAAGTAAAAAGGTAGGTGCCCCAAGATTCTGTAAAGCTGTTGAAAGTTATGATGAACGCGCTAATTATATTTATAAGTGTCTTGGTTGTGGTTCTACATTTAAGAGAATCAAAAAAGTAAATACTAGGAGAATGGTATGTGGGAAGTGCAAAGGAAGATTGCGCTTGCATCAACAAATCAAATAG
- the alr gene encoding alanine racemase, which translates to MADKFYRPTYLKVDLDAILKNYQVLGKLQPNKIVMPVIKANAYGMGSVNVGHFLKKNGAEFFAVATLDEAIELRMHGIDTKILILGVVLPKDINKAIQHRVALTVPSLAWLEEAVKFLDEDLEKDLWLHVKLDTGMGRLGVKSAEDYQKVVEMIKEHRHLIFEGVFTHFAQADEESPHTAEQYAIFEKWVNSIPHPPYIHSQNSAATILFDAPICNMVRPGISLYGYYPSEYVEEQTNAELYPCAEWGTEIMDIKQLNVGDTVSYGSTYTASQVEKIAILPIGYADGFPRMMQGMPVEVNSHQCTIIGRVCMDQMMIALPENESFNIGDKVTLLNRNHNGPQSLNSFAKQQQTINYEVLCRIGRRVPRIYEPEKEFDIVNELQK; encoded by the coding sequence ATGGCGGATAAATTTTATCGGCCTACGTATCTTAAGGTAGATTTAGATGCAATTTTAAAAAACTACCAAGTGCTAGGAAAACTACAACCAAATAAAATAGTAATGCCAGTAATTAAAGCAAATGCCTATGGAATGGGCAGTGTAAATGTTGGTCATTTTTTAAAAAAGAATGGCGCAGAGTTTTTTGCGGTAGCTACGTTAGATGAAGCTATAGAATTAAGAATGCATGGTATTGACACTAAAATATTAATTTTAGGAGTTGTGTTGCCTAAAGATATTAATAAGGCAATTCAACACCGTGTCGCGCTCACAGTGCCTTCTTTAGCATGGTTAGAAGAAGCTGTTAAATTTCTCGATGAAGACTTAGAAAAAGATTTATGGCTGCATGTGAAATTAGATACAGGTATGGGACGTTTAGGGGTGAAATCAGCAGAAGATTATCAAAAAGTAGTAGAGATGATTAAAGAGCATCGTCATTTAATTTTTGAAGGTGTATTTACGCATTTTGCACAAGCAGACGAAGAGAGTCCTCATACAGCAGAGCAATATGCAATTTTTGAAAAATGGGTAAACTCGATTCCGCATCCTCCTTACATTCATTCGCAGAACTCAGCGGCTACTATTTTGTTCGATGCTCCAATCTGCAATATGGTACGCCCAGGGATTTCATTATACGGATATTATCCGTCTGAATATGTTGAGGAACAAACCAATGCTGAGCTTTATCCGTGTGCCGAATGGGGAACTGAAATCATGGATATCAAGCAATTAAATGTAGGCGACACTGTAAGTTATGGCTCTACTTATACGGCCTCTCAAGTGGAAAAGATTGCCATTTTGCCTATAGGTTATGCTGACGGATTCCCAAGAATGATGCAAGGTATGCCGGTAGAAGTAAATAGCCATCAATGTACGATAATTGGACGAGTGTGTATGGATCAAATGATGATTGCTTTACCTGAGAATGAAAGCTTTAATATCGGAGACAAAGTGACTTTATTGAACCGAAATCACAACGGTCCCCAATCTTTAAACTCATTTGCAAAACAACAGCAAACCATTAATTATGAAGTGTTATGTCGTATCGGAAGACGTGTTCCGAGAATTTATGAACCAGAAAAAGAATTTGATATTGTCAACGAATTACAAAAATAG
- the sigB gene encoding RNA polymerase sigma factor SigB: MAKESKSVNDISPEQINEWIRQHQNDENTGAQDKLVKHYQKLIESLAFKYSKGQSHHEDLVQVGMVGLIGAINRFDINFGRKFEAFLVPTVIGEIKRYLRDKTWSVHVPRRIKEIGPRIKKTTDELTNELERSPSISEIAERLEVTDEEVLEAMEMGQSYNALSVDHSIEADKDGSTVTLLDIMGEQEGGYDLTEKRMILERILPILTDREREIIQCTFIEGLSQKETGERIGLSQMHVSRLQRNAIKKLQQAAKK; this comes from the coding sequence ATGGCGAAAGAGTCGAAATCAGTTAACGATATTTCACCTGAACAAATCAATGAGTGGATCAGACAACATCAAAATGATGAAAATACAGGCGCCCAAGATAAGCTCGTTAAACATTATCAAAAGCTGATTGAATCTTTAGCATTTAAATATTCCAAGGGGCAATCACATCATGAAGATTTAGTACAAGTCGGCATGGTAGGGTTAATCGGAGCAATTAATCGTTTCGACATTAACTTTGGCAGAAAGTTCGAAGCGTTCTTGGTGCCGACTGTAATAGGTGAAATAAAACGATATTTAAGAGATAAGACTTGGAGTGTTCATGTTCCAAGAAGAATTAAAGAAATTGGACCAAGAATTAAGAAAACGACAGATGAATTAACCAACGAACTTGAACGTTCGCCATCAATTAGCGAAATTGCTGAAAGACTAGAAGTAACGGACGAAGAAGTATTAGAAGCGATGGAAATGGGGCAAAGTTATAATGCCTTGAGTGTAGATCACTCTATTGAAGCGGATAAAGATGGTTCAACCGTAACATTATTAGATATAATGGGCGAACAAGAAGGCGGTTACGATTTAACTGAAAAACGTATGATTCTAGAAAGAATCTTACCTATTTTGACTGACAGAGAAAGAGAAATTATTCAATGTACATTTATAGAAGGATTAAGTCAGAAAGAAACAGGAGAACGTATCGGTTTAAGTCAAATGCATGTGTCTCGATTGCAACGTAATGCAATTAAAAAGCTGCAACAAGCAGCAAAAAAGTGA
- the mazE gene encoding type II toxin-antitoxin system antitoxin MazE: MSTFNQNRSYSLEQSLKEGYAQMADLNLSLATEAFSVECEACDCNESYLAFDKDE; encoded by the coding sequence ATGTCAACTTTTAATCAGAATAGAAGTTATAGTTTAGAACAGTCACTGAAAGAAGGCTACGCACAGATGGCTGACTTAAATCTCTCCCTCGCAACGGAGGCATTTTCAGTAGAATGTGAAGCCTGTGATTGCAACGAATCATACCTAGCTTTCGACAAGGATGAATGA
- the ilvA gene encoding threonine ammonia-lyase IlvA: MTVQTAVSAKDIEDAFLTLQPIVKQTPLERDHYLSLKYDCNVYLKREDLQWVRSFKLRGAYNAIEALTDNEKAKGITCASAGNHAQGVAFTAKKLNLNAVIFMPVTTPLQKINQVKFFGGENVEIILVGDTFDDCLKEALEYTDEHKMNFIDPFDNVNTIAGQGTIAAEILDQAEEENIDIDYLYAAIGGGGLISGVGTYFKAESPHTKIVGVEPLGAASMFTSVVLEKHRVKLPAIDKFVDGASVAQVGRITYDVAQQVVDEYLQIDEGAVCSTILDMYSKQAIIAEPAGALSVAALEAHKDEIKGKTVVCIISGGNNDINRMKEIEERSLLYEEMKHYFIFNFPQRPGALKEFVNDVLGPNDDITKFEYLKKSSQNTGTVIIGIQLKNHNDLTRLKEKVKEFDPSNIYINENKMLYSLLI, from the coding sequence ATGACTGTACAAACTGCTGTATCAGCAAAAGATATAGAAGACGCTTTTTTAACTTTACAGCCGATTGTAAAACAAACACCTTTAGAAAGGGATCATTATTTATCTTTAAAATATGATTGTAATGTTTATTTAAAAAGAGAAGACTTGCAATGGGTAAGATCATTTAAATTGAGAGGCGCCTACAATGCTATAGAAGCATTGACAGACAATGAGAAAGCAAAAGGAATCACATGTGCAAGTGCAGGAAATCATGCACAGGGAGTTGCATTTACAGCTAAAAAACTTAATTTAAATGCTGTTATCTTTATGCCCGTCACTACCCCTCTTCAAAAAATTAATCAAGTTAAATTTTTTGGTGGAGAGAATGTTGAGATTATCCTTGTCGGTGATACATTCGATGATTGCTTGAAAGAAGCTTTAGAGTATACTGACGAACATAAAATGAACTTTATCGATCCTTTTGATAACGTTAATACTATTGCCGGTCAAGGTACAATTGCAGCTGAAATTTTAGACCAAGCAGAAGAAGAGAATATAGATATTGATTATCTTTATGCTGCTATCGGAGGCGGCGGTTTAATTTCAGGTGTAGGCACCTATTTTAAAGCAGAATCTCCACATACTAAAATTGTAGGTGTAGAACCACTAGGAGCTGCAAGTATGTTTACATCGGTAGTATTAGAAAAACACCGTGTTAAACTGCCGGCAATTGATAAATTTGTTGATGGGGCTTCTGTTGCGCAAGTAGGCAGAATTACTTATGATGTCGCTCAACAAGTCGTAGATGAATATCTGCAAATTGACGAAGGCGCGGTTTGTTCTACTATTTTAGATATGTATTCTAAACAAGCAATCATTGCAGAGCCTGCTGGTGCATTAAGTGTAGCTGCTTTAGAAGCTCACAAAGATGAAATTAAAGGTAAAACAGTAGTTTGTATTATTAGTGGCGGTAATAATGATATTAACCGTATGAAAGAAATTGAAGAACGTTCTCTTCTATATGAAGAAATGAAACATTATTTTATCTTTAACTTCCCTCAAAGACCTGGTGCTTTAAAAGAATTCGTTAATGATGTTTTAGGACCTAATGATGATATTACTAAATTCGAATATCTGAAGAAATCCTCTCAGAACACTGGTACAGTAATTATTGGTATTCAGTTAAAAAATCATAATGACTTAACGAGATTAAAGGAAAAAGTTAAAGAGTTCGATCCATCAAATATTTATATCAATGAAAATAAAATGCTTTATTCCTTACTGATATAA
- a CDS encoding PP2C family protein-serine/threonine phosphatase → MKEFKGKYLRMMQLYVESYNKQAVLNQFKDFGQEILEKNIHAEDVLDIHKECAVELDLTRDQVLMSLEILKVIAQTYGYSYEDYQELVDKLYYHDKEMDLASRLQQTMLQTEIPQFDSIQIGVISVAAQKVSGDYFNLIDHKDGTMSFAVADVIGKGIPAALAMSMIKFGMDSYGHSQLPSDGLKRLNRVVEKNVNQDMFVTMFYGLYEEMNHLLYCSSAGHEPGFVFRAEQDEFEEITVRGRVLGVKQLERYKQQEIPIYLNDLIIIFTDGVTEIRDENGKFIDINYLLDFIHKYKDLHPQDIVQLLYEELLGIQKSGKRDDLTILIIKRVN, encoded by the coding sequence ATGAAAGAATTTAAAGGTAAATATTTGCGAATGATGCAATTATATGTAGAGTCCTACAATAAACAAGCTGTGCTTAACCAATTCAAAGATTTCGGACAAGAAATCCTTGAAAAGAACATTCATGCTGAAGATGTACTGGATATTCATAAAGAATGCGCCGTAGAATTAGACTTAACAAGAGATCAAGTCCTGATGTCGCTAGAAATTTTAAAAGTAATTGCACAGACTTACGGATATAGTTACGAGGACTATCAAGAATTAGTTGATAAGCTTTATTATCATGATAAAGAAATGGATTTAGCTTCTCGCTTGCAGCAAACAATGTTGCAAACTGAGATACCGCAATTTGATAGTATTCAAATTGGTGTGATTTCTGTGGCTGCTCAAAAGGTAAGCGGAGATTACTTTAATCTAATTGATCATAAAGACGGAACGATGAGCTTTGCAGTGGCGGATGTTATAGGGAAAGGTATCCCTGCTGCTTTGGCTATGAGTATGATTAAATTCGGCATGGATTCATATGGACATTCTCAATTGCCGAGTGATGGATTAAAGCGATTGAACCGCGTTGTTGAAAAAAACGTAAACCAAGATATGTTTGTGACGATGTTCTATGGTCTTTATGAGGAAATGAATCATCTATTGTATTGCAGTTCTGCAGGGCACGAACCTGGCTTTGTTTTTCGTGCCGAACAAGATGAATTTGAAGAAATAACTGTTAGAGGTCGTGTACTTGGTGTCAAACAGCTCGAGCGTTATAAACAACAAGAAATTCCTATTTATTTAAATGACTTAATTATTATTTTTACAGATGGAGTTACTGAAATTCGCGATGAAAACGGGAAGTTTATTGATATAAATTACCTGTTAGATTTCATACATAAATATAAAGATCTTCATCCTCAAGATATTGTGCAACTCTTGTATGAAGAATTGTTAGGTATTCAGAAATCTGGAAAACGTGATGACTTGACGATATTAATTATTAAGCGTGTAAATTAA